A stretch of Sphingorhabdus sp. YGSMI21 DNA encodes these proteins:
- a CDS encoding alpha/beta fold hydrolase translates to MLDATPNPALIFDQAEKIVAMNDLARQMIGDDCLTLADCGVSEHVLQDIRQFFGSDAVQEIFVEPDHLFAGKKMNSCLMVREIPAVADVERPGGSGRAEKSFLLTIVNLGFDPSTTSLFRQAYGLTPAEASVAVHLANGMQLPEIAAERDSTIATLRSQIKSIKKKTNARDVPAIVRLLCGFSAGMLTSSQLARTSGTVAEEARPPRSSAEMILSDGRKMSYLEQGSPDGIPVIMLHNMPYGVELPQNAIAAASRMNLRIIAPYRPGCGNSDNLKNIDAEQLLDHVAADIQELLDQLDISKAVIAGQTVGAIFALRFARLYPRSVSSLFAISRAPIWREEWAAQMPKRQRFILGLARHMPQLLPLIMRATVAFIDKGHAKTLIQSLCQNSAADMQALKNAEILELMARGCEEGLKQGVEAFCQDCLLAIMDFSEEAKLLETPFHILHGDLDQIVHISQSECFVANVPGTTLEIVEGAGQLLIYSHWDSVFRAIKRSHKNSN, encoded by the coding sequence TTGCTGGACGCGACGCCAAATCCCGCACTGATTTTTGATCAGGCCGAGAAGATTGTCGCGATGAATGATCTGGCAAGACAGATGATCGGTGACGACTGTCTCACTCTGGCCGATTGCGGTGTCAGCGAGCATGTCCTGCAAGATATCCGGCAGTTTTTCGGAAGTGACGCCGTTCAGGAGATATTCGTTGAACCGGATCATCTGTTCGCCGGGAAAAAGATGAACAGCTGTCTGATGGTCAGGGAGATACCGGCTGTCGCCGATGTCGAACGGCCAGGTGGTAGCGGCCGTGCCGAGAAGTCATTCCTGCTCACTATCGTCAATTTGGGTTTTGACCCGTCGACGACCAGCCTGTTTCGCCAAGCCTATGGTTTGACGCCTGCGGAAGCAAGTGTCGCCGTCCATCTTGCAAACGGCATGCAGCTCCCGGAAATCGCTGCTGAACGTGACTCAACAATCGCAACATTAAGATCCCAGATCAAATCGATCAAAAAGAAAACAAATGCCCGTGATGTTCCCGCAATCGTAAGGCTGTTATGCGGCTTTTCAGCCGGCATGCTGACATCATCGCAATTGGCCCGAACCAGCGGGACTGTAGCCGAGGAGGCAAGGCCGCCTAGATCATCGGCCGAAATGATTTTGAGCGATGGTCGGAAAATGAGCTATCTTGAGCAAGGCAGTCCGGATGGCATTCCCGTGATCATGCTCCATAACATGCCCTATGGCGTGGAATTGCCGCAAAATGCGATAGCGGCGGCAAGCCGTATGAACTTGCGTATCATAGCGCCATATCGGCCCGGCTGCGGAAATTCCGATAATCTGAAAAACATTGATGCCGAGCAGCTGCTGGATCATGTCGCAGCTGATATTCAGGAATTGCTAGATCAGCTGGATATTTCGAAGGCTGTGATTGCGGGGCAGACGGTTGGCGCCATATTTGCACTGCGCTTCGCTCGCCTATATCCACGCTCGGTCTCAAGTCTGTTTGCCATTTCTCGCGCTCCGATATGGCGTGAAGAGTGGGCAGCGCAAATGCCCAAGCGTCAGCGGTTCATTCTGGGCCTCGCCAGGCATATGCCCCAACTTCTGCCACTTATCATGCGCGCTACGGTTGCTTTTATCGACAAGGGGCACGCAAAGACGCTTATTCAGTCGCTGTGCCAAAATAGTGCGGCGGATATGCAAGCTTTGAAAAATGCAGAAATTCTCGAATTGATGGCGCGGGGATGTGAGGAGGGACTGAAGCAGGGAGTCGAGGCTTTTTGTCAGGATTGCTTGTTGGCCATCATGGATTTTAGCGAGGAAGCAAAACTTCTGGAGACACCATTCCACATTCTTCACGGTGATCTCGACCAAATCGTCCACATATCCCAATCCGAATGTTTTGTGGCAAATGTTCCCGGCACAACATTGGAAATTGTGGAGGGAGCGGGACAGCTGCTCATATATAGCCACTGGGATTCTGTCTTCAGGGCTATCAAAAGAAGCCACAAGAACAGCAACTAA
- a CDS encoding FecR family protein, with protein sequence MRNFRNRNIAILVSGTMITSPLTAQTVGMNSAVRNNVELQQTATGAAQKARIRQPVKMRNVVTTAAASTLQITLLDRSSLTVGPNARLTVNRFVYDPKTKSSSVGTTLVKGTLRFLSGKSARGGRNSINTPAASIGIRGTMVELAVGEDAVTIGKLQPGLVMGGKVDPQTASLIVLRGPGPKAQLGEKSGIIDVTAAGKTVTITQPGMAVFVPFLGAAPSAPFQLSNGAYGGFDNMLRTTPSASAPASQQSSSQQSPSQNANSGNTATSTSTAGSGSGAGAAGAAAGTGAGIGSGAVAGILGALAAGGLVAATSTGSDDPVEVEEEDPPVSP encoded by the coding sequence ATGAGAAATTTTCGCAATAGGAATATCGCCATTCTTGTGAGTGGCACGATGATTACTTCACCATTGACGGCCCAGACCGTGGGAATGAACTCTGCCGTTCGCAACAATGTGGAACTTCAGCAGACGGCAACCGGTGCGGCGCAAAAGGCGCGTATCAGGCAGCCTGTCAAGATGCGGAATGTCGTGACCACGGCAGCCGCCAGCACGCTCCAGATCACTTTGTTGGACCGATCTTCGCTCACCGTCGGTCCCAATGCGCGCTTAACCGTCAATCGCTTTGTCTACGACCCCAAGACCAAATCGAGCTCCGTTGGTACGACGCTGGTGAAAGGCACATTGCGCTTCTTGTCCGGCAAGTCGGCACGCGGCGGGCGCAACAGCATCAACACCCCCGCAGCGTCGATCGGGATCCGCGGAACGATGGTGGAATTGGCTGTAGGGGAAGATGCCGTCACCATCGGCAAGTTGCAGCCTGGTCTTGTAATGGGTGGCAAGGTTGATCCGCAGACCGCGTCGCTCATTGTGCTCCGTGGTCCGGGACCCAAAGCTCAGCTCGGCGAAAAAAGCGGCATCATTGACGTAACAGCCGCCGGAAAAACGGTGACAATTACGCAACCTGGCATGGCTGTTTTTGTTCCGTTCCTGGGGGCAGCGCCTTCCGCACCCTTCCAGTTGTCAAACGGGGCATATGGCGGTTTCGACAATATGTTGAGAACCACGCCTAGCGCCAGTGCGCCAGCGAGCCAGCAATCATCCAGCCAGCAGTCGCCGAGCCAGAATGCCAATAGCGGCAACACCGCGACCAGCACTTCGACAGCCGGTTCTGGTTCCGGTGCGGGCGCCGCTGGAGCGGCAGCTGGAACAGGAGCTGGGATTGGCTCTGGCGCTGTTGCCGGAATATTGGGCGCGCTCGCTGCCGGCGGTTTGGTGGCCGCTACCTCGACCGGTTCGGACGATCCAGTTGAAGTGGAAGAAGAAGATCCACCGGTCAGCCCATAA
- a CDS encoding CerR family C-terminal domain-containing protein: protein MTKVKSSAPPLRAAVDGYRKGEKTRARILNVALTEFGNSGFSSVTTRQIAKKAGVNLPALTYYFGNKRGLYLACAHAIVARYRDGLAPVAEVYSATLRAPLGPDEARTLLKRLFAELTRFLLSTAGNQNPALFVQREIASPGPAFEILYAELWRPGIELVTNLIIEASSGLFSEQEAQVRAVLMISSLTGFSSGLPVIARTSGKADYVGLVIAALDAQIATLERRD, encoded by the coding sequence ATGACAAAAGTCAAATCCTCGGCTCCCCCTCTCCGCGCCGCCGTCGATGGCTATCGCAAAGGCGAGAAAACGCGTGCGCGCATTCTTAATGTTGCGCTCACAGAATTTGGTAACAGTGGTTTCTCAAGCGTCACAACACGACAAATCGCTAAGAAGGCCGGGGTCAACCTGCCTGCGCTAACTTATTATTTTGGAAACAAGCGAGGCCTTTATCTGGCATGTGCACATGCTATCGTCGCACGCTACCGGGACGGGCTGGCCCCGGTCGCCGAGGTCTATTCCGCGACATTGCGGGCACCACTGGGGCCGGACGAAGCCCGCACATTATTGAAGCGTCTGTTCGCGGAACTGACCCGCTTCCTTCTCTCGACCGCAGGAAACCAAAATCCGGCATTGTTCGTCCAGCGCGAGATTGCGAGCCCCGGACCGGCCTTCGAGATTCTTTACGCGGAGCTCTGGCGACCGGGCATTGAACTTGTGACGAATCTGATAATAGAGGCATCGAGCGGGCTATTTTCCGAGCAAGAGGCACAAGTGCGCGCGGTTCTGATGATCTCCAGCCTGACAGGTTTCTCATCGGGACTACCGGTAATTGCGCGTACGTCGGGCAAAGCTGACTATGTCGGGCTCGTCATCGCAGCGTTAGACGCGCAGATCGCGACATTGGAGCGAAGGGACTAG
- a CDS encoding oxygenase MpaB family protein: MTQAGQDHLWTKVEAQRERAPAMYGNVDFRIIPERFTATAGDPTALSGEYESERDALLADAERLDFIRAYTMTGDAAADAYASLMRDYSFRTLVDMLALACDQGVENVPDAPPELVDLIREMERTPDWVDMKLVEKGARIDRNSAANFGPFIIRGAFIATFMNKYAALPMAITGTLTTQTAARRVKDTATFFTTSLLPGALERFGPGFKAAAMVRLMHSMVRANVLRRPGEWDVSVYGIPIPQVDQMPAGLIAIFLLSYKMIAEGREQFTDSERAKVELARYRCFLLGLPEDLLADTPQGIVDLMNARSGTLLSGYDDETCGELLRATMAADLRPNNSLRARTHETFERAFAKLFFVKSFMGNDKEKAASIGVDLKAGDIALAAIAGIFIYARMRLYALAAHIPGLREIADRRLVAKLRAQLADYGHAEFTTDARQYRPSAKPAAAD, encoded by the coding sequence ATGACGCAGGCGGGACAGGATCACCTTTGGACAAAGGTAGAAGCGCAACGCGAGCGCGCACCAGCCATGTATGGCAACGTCGATTTCCGCATCATACCCGAACGTTTCACCGCTACGGCTGGCGATCCCACTGCGCTTTCCGGAGAATATGAATCGGAGCGTGACGCGCTGCTGGCCGACGCAGAGCGCCTGGATTTCATCCGCGCCTATACGATGACCGGGGATGCGGCCGCCGACGCCTATGCAAGCCTGATGCGCGATTATAGTTTTCGCACCTTGGTCGACATGTTGGCCCTGGCCTGCGACCAGGGCGTGGAAAATGTGCCGGACGCGCCGCCCGAACTGGTCGATTTGATCCGCGAGATGGAGCGAACGCCCGACTGGGTCGACATGAAACTCGTCGAGAAAGGCGCACGTATAGATCGCAATTCAGCCGCAAATTTCGGCCCATTCATCATCCGCGGCGCATTCATCGCAACCTTCATGAATAAATATGCTGCGTTGCCGATGGCGATCACGGGCACATTAACGACCCAGACGGCCGCCAGACGGGTCAAGGATACCGCGACTTTCTTCACCACTTCTCTGCTGCCAGGCGCGCTCGAGCGCTTTGGCCCTGGCTTCAAAGCGGCGGCCATGGTGCGATTGATGCATTCGATGGTACGTGCAAACGTCTTGCGCCGCCCCGGTGAATGGGATGTCAGCGTTTACGGAATCCCCATTCCACAAGTCGACCAGATGCCTGCCGGGCTCATTGCGATCTTTCTTTTATCCTATAAAATGATCGCGGAGGGACGGGAACAATTCACGGACTCGGAACGTGCGAAGGTGGAACTGGCGCGCTATCGATGCTTCCTCCTCGGCCTTCCCGAAGATCTGCTCGCCGATACGCCCCAGGGGATCGTAGACCTCATGAACGCGCGTAGCGGGACCTTGCTCAGCGGATATGATGATGAAACATGCGGGGAATTGTTGCGGGCAACCATGGCTGCAGATTTACGGCCGAATAATTCGTTGCGCGCGCGCACCCACGAAACGTTCGAACGCGCTTTTGCGAAGCTGTTTTTCGTCAAAAGCTTCATGGGCAACGACAAGGAGAAAGCCGCTTCGATCGGCGTGGACCTGAAAGCGGGGGATATCGCGCTGGCCGCCATTGCCGGCATATTCATTTATGCCAGAATGCGGCTATATGCGCTCGCCGCACATATTCCCGGCTTGCGCGAGATCGCCGATCGCCGACTGGTCGCGAAGCTTCGGGCCCAGCTCGCCGACTATGGTCATGCCGAATTTACAACCGATGCGAGACAATATCGTCCGTCTGCCAAACCGGCGGCCGCGGATTGA
- a CDS encoding Coq4 family protein, whose protein sequence is MMDLAMRNEFETWVETGRPPLDEQPVLGIAALMTTAAFVDPVAQVPIFDAIAAATLASNDGAQRAAQITEALPWVKEGKPRIALPRPLWDGFWNIVQAPPSATEGELDLTLQVVALGDLYDDRMLDRCEEALLEFEGVHDLIAQPEVRLTTADLEKHPADTLATELLTMLNSNGYDIEVIDADNVVLAGDYPAQNRTNRRILQLHDVWHLVGGYGFTAAGEVAISGFQMAQFGQNYSTRFLATVVTKVANHTPEVMDLLLGVTFDGWRHGRATKQLIAEPWHEHIADPISKIRSDMGIDPIDSSAVRMMDALMPAG, encoded by the coding sequence ATGATGGATCTGGCAATGCGGAATGAATTCGAAACGTGGGTCGAGACGGGGCGGCCGCCGCTTGATGAGCAACCGGTATTGGGAATAGCTGCGCTGATGACGACCGCGGCATTTGTCGATCCGGTCGCCCAGGTACCGATCTTTGACGCTATTGCGGCGGCAACTTTGGCCAGCAACGACGGCGCCCAACGCGCCGCTCAAATCACCGAGGCATTGCCATGGGTAAAAGAGGGGAAACCCCGTATAGCCTTGCCACGGCCATTGTGGGACGGGTTCTGGAATATTGTCCAGGCACCGCCATCAGCGACCGAAGGCGAGCTGGATTTGACATTGCAAGTTGTGGCGCTGGGTGATCTTTATGACGATCGGATGTTGGATCGCTGCGAGGAGGCGCTGCTGGAATTCGAAGGGGTGCACGATTTGATTGCGCAACCGGAAGTCCGACTGACCACCGCCGATCTGGAAAAACACCCAGCGGATACTCTTGCAACGGAATTGCTGACGATGTTGAATTCCAACGGCTATGATATCGAGGTAATTGACGCCGATAACGTCGTTTTAGCGGGAGACTATCCAGCGCAAAACAGGACCAACCGGCGTATCCTTCAGCTTCACGACGTCTGGCACTTGGTGGGTGGATATGGGTTTACCGCAGCTGGCGAAGTCGCCATCTCCGGCTTTCAAATGGCGCAGTTCGGGCAGAATTATTCGACGCGCTTTTTAGCGACTGTGGTAACCAAAGTTGCGAATCATACGCCTGAGGTGATGGATTTGTTGCTGGGCGTTACTTTTGATGGCTGGCGTCATGGCCGAGCCACCAAACAATTGATTGCGGAACCGTGGCATGAGCACATCGCTGATCCGATTAGCAAAATTCGTTCGGATATGGGGATCGATCCGATCGATAGCAGCGCGGTGCGGATGATGGACGCGCTTATGCCAGCCGGTTAA
- a CDS encoding TetR/AcrR family transcriptional regulator: MSEPAKTSFPRRTATKARTRQRIVDAARRLFVTHGYADATMAAISEAADIHITTLFTHFSSKRKLAAEIAVSAGTRFETVIKTQREQGVPVLTFWRNQVARIAHAYERDGDGQINLGRAIAGEPDLLPVWFDHQRLQVSLLTDYIADELGIDPLEDRRAQMAAAMLVAGGRMAFDSWIESGRAGDLVAENERLLDAAEAVLANGLPLTKSDAADSADPV; the protein is encoded by the coding sequence ATGTCAGAACCAGCCAAAACCAGTTTCCCCAGGCGCACCGCGACAAAAGCGCGCACCCGCCAACGTATTGTCGATGCCGCTCGGCGCCTGTTCGTAACCCACGGCTATGCCGACGCGACAATGGCGGCAATTTCCGAGGCTGCCGACATCCATATAACCACGCTGTTCACGCATTTTTCGTCCAAGCGCAAACTTGCGGCAGAGATCGCGGTTTCAGCCGGCACACGGTTTGAGACCGTAATCAAGACGCAGCGCGAACAGGGGGTACCGGTCCTGACATTCTGGCGGAACCAGGTCGCTCGAATTGCCCATGCTTATGAGCGCGACGGCGATGGACAGATTAATCTTGGACGAGCCATAGCCGGTGAACCCGATCTCCTACCCGTTTGGTTTGATCATCAGCGCCTGCAGGTATCTTTGCTGACGGATTATATTGCTGACGAGCTCGGGATAGACCCTCTGGAGGATCGTCGCGCGCAAATGGCCGCTGCTATGCTGGTCGCGGGCGGCCGTATGGCGTTCGACAGCTGGATCGAAAGCGGTCGAGCCGGCGATCTTGTCGCGGAGAACGAGCGGCTGCTCGATGCTGCCGAAGCCGTACTCGCAAACGGCTTGCCGTTGACAAAAAGCGATGCCGCCGACTCAGCCGATCCGGTTTGA
- a CDS encoding MFS transporter — translation MSQSGSVADGQLSFKTRLLYGSGTIAFGVKDQGFNALLMLFYNQVIGLPAAWVGSAIMIAMIADALFDPLLGQYSDNFRSRLGRRHPFMYAAALPIGIFYLLLWSPPDASNAVQFAWLVMTAIFVRFSISLYEIPSTALLAEFTSDYDERTKLVAARFFFGVCGGLGMTIVTFGYFLQPTPAQPVGHLNAGGYGVYAWVAAAIMMVSVLISSFGTQKEVLKRPAPPPRVAISTSQMLKEMLGILVHPSYVSVLLASLFFAIASGINMALQIYFSTYFWELSASQIAMVASTSTVGIFLAFVVVLPLSARFGKKLSALMMFSLALISNVTPLLLRLADLFPANGEPMLLYLLMGQFAFTIMTTIAGGILAVSMIADVTDQIQLETGHRSEGLLFSASTMVNKAVSGMGILLAGLLLAFVNFPDKAQPGLVSGDVLQRLAGIYIGTTALATVLAIVCLAYYPINRLRHIENIRQLSEKTL, via the coding sequence ATGTCGCAATCCGGATCGGTGGCCGACGGTCAGCTGTCGTTTAAAACACGGCTTCTCTATGGCTCGGGTACCATAGCGTTTGGCGTCAAGGATCAGGGCTTCAATGCTCTGCTGATGCTATTCTACAATCAGGTGATCGGCCTGCCGGCCGCCTGGGTTGGATCGGCGATCATGATTGCGATGATCGCGGACGCGCTATTCGATCCCTTGCTCGGGCAATATTCTGACAATTTCCGCTCCCGCCTGGGGCGGCGGCACCCTTTCATGTATGCAGCGGCTTTGCCGATCGGAATTTTCTACCTACTGCTCTGGTCCCCGCCCGACGCTTCAAATGCTGTGCAATTTGCATGGCTGGTAATGACCGCGATTTTCGTGCGCTTCTCTATCAGCCTCTACGAGATTCCCTCGACGGCTTTGCTCGCCGAGTTCACCAGCGACTATGATGAGCGGACAAAACTTGTCGCCGCGCGCTTCTTCTTCGGAGTGTGCGGCGGCCTTGGCATGACAATCGTGACATTCGGCTATTTTCTGCAGCCGACGCCAGCGCAACCGGTCGGCCATCTGAACGCCGGGGGCTATGGGGTCTATGCGTGGGTAGCGGCAGCCATCATGATGGTGTCGGTCCTGATATCGTCCTTTGGCACGCAAAAAGAAGTGTTGAAGCGCCCGGCTCCGCCACCGCGCGTGGCGATATCGACATCACAAATGCTGAAGGAAATGCTCGGTATATTGGTGCACCCTTCTTATGTTTCGGTCCTTCTCGCCAGCTTGTTTTTCGCCATTGCCTCCGGGATTAACATGGCTCTTCAAATATATTTCTCGACCTATTTCTGGGAATTGAGCGCAAGCCAGATCGCCATGGTCGCTTCTACCAGCACCGTCGGCATATTCTTGGCCTTCGTCGTGGTCCTGCCTCTGTCCGCGCGCTTTGGCAAAAAACTGTCTGCGTTGATGATGTTCAGCTTGGCGCTGATTTCCAATGTAACGCCCTTGCTATTGCGGCTGGCCGACCTTTTTCCGGCCAATGGCGAACCGATGCTATTATATCTGTTAATGGGCCAGTTCGCTTTCACGATCATGACAACCATCGCGGGCGGAATTCTGGCCGTATCGATGATCGCGGATGTGACTGACCAGATCCAGCTGGAGACCGGGCACCGGTCCGAGGGGCTGCTCTTTTCGGCATCAACGATGGTCAACAAAGCGGTTTCGGGCATGGGGATTCTGCTGGCGGGTCTGTTGCTCGCATTCGTCAATTTCCCCGACAAAGCACAACCCGGACTTGTCAGTGGTGACGTTCTGCAAAGGCTGGCCGGTATCTATATCGGCACGACGGCGCTAGCGACGGTGCTCGCGATCGTCTGCCTCGCTTATTATCCGATCAACCGGCTGCGTCATATCGAGAATATCCGGCAGCTGAGCGAGAAAACGCTCTGA
- a CDS encoding adenylate/guanylate cyclase domain-containing protein, producing MIAKLKRWWRRSSWAVITGLIVIFGIAYLQTANVPLITPTIDRLSLMVFDNYQRLSPRPYEDAAVRILDIDDETIARQGQWPWPRTDVARLTLALGRAGAAAIAFDVVFSETDRTSPHELAKRFAESDPDAAEILNALPDNDDQLASIFGVTNTVTGFFLTNGPTQHQAEPKAGLIVAGTLPKSAPHYSNAVMPLEKLMAPAIGNGSLSIAPDPDSVIRRAPLIAIQNDRVLPSLSLDAMRVALGADSVIVNTTDGSREGGEPGDVVSIRIADIEVPTNEAGEIWMHYTEPAPERIIPAWKLLPGESSDEELQELFEGQIVFVGTSAIGLRDLRSTPLNDRELGVMIHAQATEQMILKKFLYRPDWAVGLERALILVLGIGLILALPSLGAAWGAMLGGTILAAMFGGSWFAFSEYQYLLNPTWPAIALIVAYLLVTIAVFYREERQRAHIHGAFDRYLAPELVSRIADDPGQLELGGEEREMTVLFCDIRSFTSLSEKLLPNEIIRFLIAFLTPMTNILIDRKATIDKYIGDAILAFWNAPLDDPDQYANAARSALAMSKRLAELNVEMPQQTDEPWPGQVSIGIGINSGPCCVGNMGSEQRLSYSLIGDTVNLASRIEGMTKFFGVEIAIGSSLNSELPGFATLELDRVRVVGRQMAETLYVLLGDEELAEDSDFQKFAKTHTAMLEAYRARQWSAALSLHSENSAMTEKYRLTKTYQIYAERIAAFQSEDPGADWDGVFEATNK from the coding sequence ATGATAGCGAAATTGAAGAGGTGGTGGCGACGGAGCAGTTGGGCCGTCATCACCGGCCTGATCGTGATCTTCGGCATCGCTTATCTGCAGACGGCCAATGTTCCCCTGATCACTCCCACAATCGACCGTCTCTCACTGATGGTCTTTGACAATTATCAGCGTCTGTCGCCTCGTCCCTATGAGGATGCAGCCGTCCGGATATTGGATATTGATGACGAAACGATCGCGCGTCAGGGGCAATGGCCCTGGCCGCGGACCGATGTCGCGCGGCTGACGCTGGCACTGGGCCGCGCCGGCGCAGCGGCGATCGCGTTCGACGTGGTGTTTTCGGAGACCGACCGCACATCTCCACATGAGCTGGCCAAACGCTTCGCCGAGAGCGATCCGGATGCCGCGGAGATATTGAATGCGCTGCCCGACAATGATGACCAGCTGGCCAGCATATTCGGCGTGACCAATACGGTGACGGGTTTTTTCCTCACCAATGGTCCGACCCAGCATCAGGCCGAGCCGAAAGCCGGTCTGATCGTGGCCGGTACATTGCCGAAATCCGCGCCGCACTATTCCAATGCAGTCATGCCGCTGGAGAAGCTGATGGCGCCGGCGATCGGCAACGGTTCGCTGTCAATTGCGCCGGACCCGGATTCGGTCATCCGCCGGGCGCCGTTGATCGCGATCCAGAATGACCGCGTTTTGCCCTCGCTGTCGCTAGATGCGATGCGGGTTGCGCTGGGGGCGGACTCTGTCATCGTCAACACCACGGATGGCAGCCGGGAGGGCGGTGAACCGGGCGATGTCGTCAGTATCCGCATCGCTGATATCGAAGTCCCGACCAATGAAGCCGGCGAGATCTGGATGCACTATACCGAGCCCGCACCCGAGCGCATCATTCCGGCGTGGAAGCTGCTGCCCGGAGAGTCGAGCGACGAGGAGTTGCAGGAGCTGTTTGAAGGGCAGATCGTGTTTGTCGGCACCAGCGCCATCGGCTTGCGCGATTTGCGCTCGACGCCATTGAATGACCGGGAATTGGGGGTGATGATCCATGCCCAGGCGACGGAACAGATGATCTTGAAGAAATTCCTCTATCGGCCCGACTGGGCTGTCGGGCTGGAGCGCGCGCTGATCCTGGTTCTGGGGATCGGTCTGATCCTTGCGCTGCCTTCTCTTGGCGCTGCCTGGGGAGCGATGTTGGGCGGAACGATATTGGCGGCCATGTTCGGCGGCAGCTGGTTTGCCTTCAGCGAATATCAGTATCTGCTCAATCCGACCTGGCCCGCCATTGCCCTGATCGTCGCCTATCTGCTGGTGACCATCGCCGTATTTTACCGCGAAGAACGGCAACGCGCCCATATCCATGGTGCCTTTGACCGCTATCTTGCTCCCGAACTGGTGAGCCGGATCGCCGATGATCCGGGGCAGTTGGAACTGGGAGGCGAAGAGCGGGAAATGACGGTGTTATTTTGCGATATCAGAAGCTTTACCTCATTGTCGGAAAAGCTTCTGCCGAACGAGATAATCCGTTTCCTTATCGCGTTCCTGACGCCGATGACCAATATATTGATCGATCGCAAAGCAACGATCGACAAATATATCGGCGACGCCATCCTGGCATTCTGGAACGCGCCGCTCGACGACCCCGACCAATACGCAAATGCGGCGCGGAGCGCGCTGGCCATGTCGAAGCGTTTGGCAGAACTCAATGTCGAAATGCCGCAACAGACTGACGAACCATGGCCCGGGCAGGTCAGCATCGGTATCGGCATAAATTCCGGCCCCTGTTGCGTCGGTAATATGGGGTCCGAACAAAGGCTGTCTTATTCTCTCATCGGTGACACGGTGAATCTGGCATCCCGCATCGAGGGCATGACAAAATTTTTCGGAGTCGAGATTGCCATAGGCAGTAGTCTGAACAGTGAGCTACCCGGCTTCGCGACGCTGGAACTGGATCGGGTGCGTGTCGTCGGAAGGCAAATGGCCGAAACGCTTTACGTGCTCTTGGGCGATGAAGAGTTGGCGGAAGATTCCGATTTTCAGAAATTTGCAAAAACCCATACCGCGATGCTGGAAGCCTATCGGGCCAGACAGTGGAGCGCTGCGCTGAGTTTGCACAGCGAAAATAGCGCGATGACCGAAAAATATCGATTGACCAAAACATATCAAATTTATGCGGAACGCATTGCAGCGTTTCAATCAGAAGATCCGGGCGCAGATTGGGATGGCGTCTTTGAAGCTACAAATAAGTAG